Proteins found in one Neodiprion lecontei isolate iyNeoLeco1 chromosome 6, iyNeoLeco1.1, whole genome shotgun sequence genomic segment:
- the LOC107219948 gene encoding uncharacterized protein LOC107219948, whose amino-acid sequence MSPTTFSASIFKHEEIRTRLAWCGNPQPIPEGVRGVATTVGAADDGDKGHRDPWKSGSTSVREVVSSSPHHPSILMGVCVSSPLLSSSPLGLDGGRIPSRLIADSYRTQPSQPAVVNQEFRQSCEARCCRSNGNSNGNEDDLWMAKFCPSNAAAAVAGLHFDGR is encoded by the exons ATGTCGCCGACGACGTTCTCAGCTTCTATCTTTAAG CATGAAGAGATTAGAACAAGACTCGCGTGGTGCGGTAACCCGCAGCCTATACCTGAGGGCGTCAGAGGCGTCGCGACGACGGTGGGCGCCGCGGATGACGGTGACAAAGGGCACCGCGACCCGTGGAAATCTGGTTCCACTTCAGTCCGCGAGGTCGTCTCGTCATCTCCACATCATCCGAGTATACTGATGGGTGTGTGcgtctcctctcctctcctctcctcgtcTCCTCTCGGGTTAGACGGTGGTCGCATTCCTAGTCGGCTTATAGCGGACTCCTATCGGACGCAACCATCGCAACCGGCCGTGGTAAACCAGGAGTTCCGACAATCCTGCGAAGCCCGCTGCTGCCGCAGCAACGGCAACAGCAACGGCAACGAGGACGATCTCTGGATGGCAAAATTTTGTCCCTCgaatgctgctgctgctgttgctggtTTGCATTTTGACGGTCGATGA